Proteins encoded in a region of the Sander lucioperca isolate FBNREF2018 chromosome 4, SLUC_FBN_1.2, whole genome shotgun sequence genome:
- the LOC116043001 gene encoding kallikrein-8-like isoform X3, with the protein MGGITCLLLLLWAGVTVSTVVDLQKRIIGGQICEPTARLYHVMLIANDGNHNFLCGGSLISDRWILTAAHCWKGTMTAHLSVHPGNNRQPGVEITTHETFPDEIRDHDIMLLELPNATRITPVPLPDCQNQHTVPLGATVQIAGYGPKAQDGGPSDTLQCANNKVVSCSDQNDQFRFCGQSSGVSTCSGDSGGGVVYNGRIYGVVRGLDRTNICMEKSAFVNVCSYRKWIKKITGLDCY; encoded by the exons ATGGGTGGCATAACATGTCTTCTCCTTTTGCTGTGGGCCG GTGTTACAGTGAGCACAGTGGTGGATCTGCAGAAGAGAATCATTGGAGGTCAAATATGTGAACCAACTGCGCGTCTATACCATGTGATGTTGATAGCGAATGACGGTAACCATAACTTCTTGTGCGGTGGATCTCTGATCAGTGACCGGTGGATTCTGACTGCAGCTCACTGCTGGAAGGG GACTATGACAGCACATTTAAGTGTGCATCCAGGTAACAACAGACAACCGGGAGTGGAAATCACAACACATGAGACTTTCCCAGATGAAATCAGAGACCATGACATCATGCTGCTGGAGCTACCTAACGCAACTAGGATTACACCAGTACCACTTCCTGACTGTCAAAATCAGCACACTGTGCCTCT CGGAGCTACAGTTCAGATTGCAGGTTATGGACCCAAAGCTCAAGACGGAGGAC CTTCAGATACTCTCCAATGTGCTAACAACAAGGTTGTCAGCTGTTCAGATCAAAATGACCAATTTAGGTTCTGTGGCCAAAGCAGTGGTGTGTCTACATGTTCA GGTGACTCTGGTGGAGGAGTGGTGTACAACGGCAGGATTTATGGTGTTGTTAGGGGCTTGGATCGCACCAATATCTGTATGGAAAAATCTGCATTTGTGAATGTCTGTTCATACAGGAAGTGGATCAAGAAAATCACTGGCCTAGACTGTTATTGA